Proteins encoded within one genomic window of Haematospirillum jordaniae:
- a CDS encoding DNA translocase FtsK: protein MTAAEFNLWCALQSRPYRLVQNVWPDGALEWDVEYRPGRSEAAIVYGTGQEEEALAVIAAFAFLAGVECHNPVADVEDIASVDSLETAEPALPSADCEAVDAGVCDIADPETEGDAEEYSIPDDPVSVACAHEVDSDDGYHAPAFDVLQSPPVRDGEEADETVLAEHARTLETVLKNFKVRGEIMEVKAGPVVTLYEFEPVPGTKSSTVINLSDDIARSMSAVTARVAVVPGRSAIGIELPNEERETVWLREMLESPAFGTHGGRLPLALGKDIGGDPVVVDLARMPHLLIAGTTGSGKSVGINTMILSLLYRLSPERCRLIMVDPKMLELSVYDGIPHLLTPVVTDPRKAVVALKWAVREMETRYRNMAAVGVRNIEGYNERVRDLAARGEQVTRKVQVGFDRETGEPEFEDQIVDLSQLPYIVIVVDEMADLMLVAGKEIEATIQRLAQMARAAGIHLIMATQRPSVDVITGTIKANFPTRISFQVTSKIDSRTILGEQGAEQLLGQGDMLYMAAGGRITRVHGPFVSDAEVERVVRHIKDFCGEPDYLHAITEEGDDPDGDSSDGAGSVFDNTALGEGGYDDPYDQAVALVMREQKVSVSFIQRHLQIGYNRAARIVEKMETEGIVSAANHVGKRDILVSASRYLAGRDDGPGTL from the coding sequence TGCGCTTCAGTCCCGACCCTATCGCTTGGTACAGAATGTATGGCCCGATGGTGCGCTGGAGTGGGATGTCGAGTACAGGCCAGGGCGATCCGAGGCTGCCATTGTCTATGGGACGGGTCAGGAAGAGGAAGCCTTGGCTGTGATTGCCGCCTTTGCCTTTCTGGCTGGCGTAGAGTGTCATAACCCTGTCGCTGATGTAGAGGATATCGCTTCTGTCGATAGTCTGGAGACAGCTGAGCCTGCTTTGCCGTCTGCGGATTGTGAGGCTGTCGACGCTGGTGTGTGTGACATAGCGGATCCGGAAACGGAAGGTGATGCAGAGGAATACAGCATCCCGGATGATCCTGTTTCTGTTGCGTGTGCGCATGAAGTTGACAGCGATGATGGTTATCATGCCCCTGCCTTTGACGTCCTGCAGTCTCCTCCCGTGCGCGATGGGGAGGAAGCTGACGAAACTGTTCTGGCCGAACATGCGCGGACCTTGGAGACCGTTCTGAAGAATTTCAAGGTTCGCGGCGAGATCATGGAGGTCAAGGCCGGACCCGTGGTGACACTGTATGAGTTTGAGCCTGTGCCGGGGACCAAGTCCTCGACGGTGATTAATCTGTCTGATGACATCGCTCGTTCGATGAGTGCGGTAACAGCTCGTGTTGCGGTTGTTCCTGGGCGTTCAGCTATCGGGATTGAGCTGCCCAACGAGGAACGGGAGACCGTCTGGCTTCGCGAGATGCTTGAATCCCCAGCTTTCGGGACACATGGTGGGCGGTTGCCGTTGGCCCTGGGCAAGGACATTGGTGGGGATCCGGTGGTCGTTGATCTGGCCCGGATGCCCCATCTCCTGATTGCCGGGACGACGGGATCTGGTAAATCCGTTGGCATCAACACCATGATTCTGTCGCTGCTGTACCGTTTGTCGCCGGAACGGTGCCGCCTGATCATGGTGGATCCCAAGATGCTGGAACTGTCTGTCTACGACGGTATACCGCATCTCTTGACTCCGGTTGTTACCGATCCAAGGAAAGCCGTTGTGGCCTTGAAGTGGGCAGTGCGGGAGATGGAGACGCGCTATCGCAACATGGCTGCCGTCGGGGTGCGGAATATCGAAGGTTACAACGAAAGGGTTCGTGATCTGGCCGCACGGGGGGAGCAGGTCACCCGCAAGGTTCAGGTTGGTTTTGATCGTGAGACCGGTGAACCGGAATTTGAGGATCAGATTGTTGATCTCTCACAATTGCCCTACATTGTGATTGTGGTTGACGAAATGGCAGACTTGATGCTGGTTGCTGGCAAGGAGATCGAGGCCACGATCCAGCGCCTTGCCCAGATGGCCCGTGCTGCAGGCATTCACCTGATCATGGCCACCCAGCGCCCCAGCGTCGATGTGATCACCGGCACCATCAAGGCCAATTTCCCGACTCGTATCTCGTTCCAAGTCACCAGCAAAATTGATAGCCGTACCATCTTGGGCGAGCAGGGTGCTGAACAGCTCCTCGGCCAGGGTGATATGCTGTACATGGCAGCAGGCGGACGGATCACCCGTGTGCATGGGCCTTTTGTATCAGATGCCGAGGTGGAGCGTGTCGTGCGCCACATCAAGGACTTCTGTGGTGAGCCTGATTACCTGCACGCCATTACCGAGGAGGGAGATGATCCGGATGGAGATTCCTCTGACGGGGCAGGGTCTGTCTTCGACAATACGGCCTTGGGTGAGGGGGGCTATGACGATCCCTATGACCAGGCGGTTGCGCTAGTAATGCGCGAGCAGAAAGTATCGGTCAGCTTTATCCAGCGCCACCTGCAAATCGGCTATAACCGTGCTGCCCGCATTGTCGAGAAAATGGAAACAGAAGGAATTGTCAGCGCTGCCAACCATGTCGGGAAGCGTGACATCCTTGTTTCGGCCAGCCGTTATCTGGCTGGCCGTGATGATGGCCCCGGCACGCTGTAG
- a CDS encoding alpha/beta fold hydrolase, whose amino-acid sequence MLLAHTDHGHDGTPLIVLHGLFGSGRNWGSIARTLSGHGYHVFCLDLPNHGNSPWTDGPVDYISMANTVMDWMDRQGLHKAIVLGHSMGGKIAMTMALHHPERIERLLVVDIAPVDYGSAEHRTYIQAMEAVNLVGVTRRAEVEAQLAHAIPEESLRKFLTQNLVTDESRGHLKWQINLRTLDDSMDAIRAFPATVETTPYRSPALFLVGGQSGYVTSRGEARIQALFPYHALVRMDGCGHWPHAEAPGTFIGHVLEFLQQG is encoded by the coding sequence ATGTTACTTGCCCACACAGACCATGGTCACGATGGAACGCCGCTGATCGTCCTGCACGGCTTATTCGGATCCGGCCGCAACTGGGGATCCATTGCCCGGACCCTGTCCGGTCACGGATACCACGTCTTCTGCCTTGATCTGCCCAATCACGGAAACAGCCCATGGACCGATGGCCCGGTTGACTACATATCCATGGCAAACACCGTCATGGACTGGATGGACAGGCAGGGGCTGCACAAAGCCATTGTGCTCGGCCACTCCATGGGGGGGAAGATCGCCATGACCATGGCCCTTCATCATCCAGAGCGTATCGAGCGCCTTCTAGTCGTCGATATTGCACCCGTCGATTACGGCAGCGCCGAACATCGCACCTATATTCAGGCCATGGAAGCAGTAAACCTTGTTGGCGTCACGCGCCGCGCCGAGGTCGAGGCCCAACTGGCCCACGCCATCCCGGAGGAATCCCTGCGCAAGTTCCTGACCCAAAACCTGGTCACAGATGAAAGCAGGGGACACCTGAAGTGGCAGATCAATCTGCGAACCCTAGATGACAGCATGGACGCCATCCGCGCATTCCCCGCAACCGTTGAAACAACACCGTACAGAAGCCCTGCCCTGTTTCTTGTCGGTGGACAATCAGGCTATGTGACCTCAAGAGGCGAGGCACGCATTCAGGCCCTGTTCCCATATCATGCCCTAGTCCGTATGGACGGGTGCGGGCACTGGCCACATGCTGAAGCCCCGGGAACATTCATTGGCCACGTGCTGGAATTCCTGCAACAGGGATAA
- the yaaA gene encoding peroxide stress protein YaaA has translation MLAVLSPAKNLDFSTPPLYLPQTRPVLAEDTAILAKRAQRLTPDDLRRLMKLSDRLADLNYARFQHMGQTESIEQAKHAVLAFAGDTYIGLQASTMNQADLEWAQDRLRILSGLYGVLRPLDAIEPYRLEMGTRLDNERGPDLYAFWKGRIGPHLDRDVQAHPQPILINLASAEYFKAAGTELKSRVITPTFLEEKNGKSRVIGLMAKRARGMMARYMIINRLEQADDLKRFNDGGYRFVPDRSDTTTWVFSRPQP, from the coding sequence ATGCTTGCCGTTCTTTCTCCGGCCAAAAACCTGGACTTCTCAACCCCTCCCCTCTATTTGCCCCAGACACGGCCTGTTCTGGCCGAAGATACAGCCATACTGGCCAAACGGGCACAACGCCTGACCCCGGATGACTTGCGTCGGCTTATGAAGCTTTCCGATCGGCTGGCAGACCTGAACTACGCCCGCTTCCAGCATATGGGCCAAACAGAGAGCATAGAGCAGGCCAAACACGCTGTTCTTGCCTTTGCCGGCGACACATACATTGGCCTGCAAGCCAGCACCATGAACCAGGCCGATCTGGAATGGGCCCAAGACAGGCTGCGTATCCTGTCCGGCCTTTATGGGGTCCTTCGACCGCTGGATGCCATTGAACCCTATCGCCTGGAAATGGGAACCCGTCTAGATAACGAACGGGGGCCGGATTTGTATGCTTTCTGGAAAGGTCGCATCGGGCCACACTTGGACCGGGATGTACAAGCACACCCACAGCCGATTCTCATCAATCTGGCTTCAGCAGAATATTTCAAGGCCGCCGGGACCGAGCTAAAATCCCGTGTCATCACGCCAACCTTTCTCGAGGAAAAGAACGGCAAAAGCCGTGTCATCGGACTGATGGCCAAGCGGGCCCGAGGCATGATGGCCCGTTATATGATTATCAATCGCTTGGAACAGGCCGACGACTTGAAGCGTTTCAATGATGGTGGCTACCGCTTTGTTCCGGATCGCTCGGACACCACGACGTGGGTCTTTTCCCGCCCCCAACCCTGA
- a CDS encoding acetate/propionate family kinase — MTEEGILVLNAGSSSVKFTVFALAGRSLAPKLHGQVEGIGTGITRRLVARNRSGEPVADEPWPSGTHQDILQHLINWIHATEGNKLHLRAAGHRVVHGGMLHDAPVRVTPAILEQLRVFVPLAPLHQPHNLAPIETLAKLYPELPQIACFDTAFHRHKRPEASLVGLPRRYLDAGIKRYGFHGLSYEYIAGRLTELDPTRAKGRVIAAHLGSGASMCAMKDGVAIDSSMGFTAVDGLMMGTRPGSLDPGIILHLLQQEKLDVPALEKLLYRESGLLGVSGGLSNDMRILLDSDSPAAQEAIDLFVYRAAKEIGALAVTIGGLDVLVFTAGIGERSAEIRKRICALVSWMGIKLDPAANTTHALRISTDDSPIAVWAIPTDEELMIARHTARLIEHAP; from the coding sequence ATGACTGAAGAAGGTATCCTGGTTCTCAACGCGGGTTCATCTTCGGTCAAGTTCACGGTCTTTGCGTTGGCTGGCCGTTCCCTTGCACCAAAACTCCACGGACAGGTTGAAGGAATAGGAACCGGTATTACACGCCGCCTTGTTGCCCGGAACCGTTCTGGTGAACCAGTTGCCGACGAGCCGTGGCCTTCCGGAACACACCAAGACATTCTGCAACACCTGATCAACTGGATTCACGCAACAGAGGGAAATAAGCTGCATCTGCGGGCTGCCGGACACAGGGTTGTACACGGTGGTATGCTCCATGATGCCCCTGTACGGGTAACACCCGCTATTCTGGAGCAGTTGCGGGTGTTTGTTCCCTTGGCCCCGCTGCATCAACCCCACAACCTTGCCCCCATCGAAACTCTGGCAAAGCTTTATCCCGAGCTTCCGCAGATTGCCTGTTTTGATACCGCCTTCCATCGTCATAAACGTCCGGAAGCATCATTGGTTGGCCTACCCCGACGCTATCTGGATGCCGGGATCAAGCGCTACGGCTTTCACGGGCTTTCTTACGAATACATTGCAGGCCGCCTTACTGAATTGGACCCGACACGAGCCAAGGGACGGGTTATTGCCGCGCACCTAGGCAGTGGTGCCAGCATGTGCGCCATGAAAGACGGGGTTGCCATTGATTCCTCCATGGGCTTTACAGCCGTGGATGGGCTGATGATGGGCACGCGCCCCGGCTCCCTAGACCCGGGGATCATCCTGCACCTTTTGCAGCAAGAGAAACTGGATGTACCGGCACTGGAGAAACTGCTGTACCGGGAATCCGGGCTGCTCGGCGTTTCCGGTGGCCTGTCAAATGACATGAGAATACTCTTGGACAGTGATTCTCCGGCAGCACAGGAAGCCATTGATTTGTTCGTATACAGGGCTGCCAAGGAAATCGGGGCCCTTGCGGTAACCATTGGCGGGCTTGATGTCCTAGTTTTCACAGCCGGCATTGGCGAGCGCTCTGCCGAAATCCGCAAGAGGATCTGCGCCTTGGTGTCATGGATGGGAATCAAGCTGGACCCCGCGGCGAATACAACCCATGCCCTGCGCATCAGCACCGATGACAGCCCCATTGCTGTCTGGGCCATTCCTACCGACGAAGAGCTGATGATCGCTCGCCATACGGCCCGCTTGATAGAACACGCACCGTGA
- a CDS encoding bifunctional enoyl-CoA hydratase/phosphate acetyltransferase, which yields MRITLQNRTFSEICVGDTASLTRTLTREDAEVFAIMSSDHNPTHLDDAWAAKLLKNGKVSGHSMWAGSLFSSLLGNELPGPGTVYREQTLRFLRAVELGDTLTLTLTATEKREDEHVIVFHCQGVNQRHEMVVEGYATVEAPIEKVTVSADPLPEITVRRRSHVFSRLLETTQATEPVKVAVCHPCDEVSLTGAMDAARHGVITPVLVGPSKRIRSIAREFGINIDGCRIIDTEHSHASASTAVGLCRTGECEALMKGSLHTDELMHEVAKGDTGLRTGRRISHVYIIDTPAYPKPLFITDAAINIYPSLQDKADICQNAIDLVRVMGVEQPLVAILSAVETVYPKITSTIEAAALCKMADRGQIRGGILDGPLAFDNAISSEAARIKNISSPVAGNADILLVPDLEAGNMLAKQLCYLAEAEAAGVVLGARVPIILTSRADSAKARLASCVVAARYAQARRTGKQKLVTGVG from the coding sequence ATGCGCATCACGCTGCAAAACCGTACGTTCAGCGAAATTTGTGTTGGTGATACAGCATCGCTGACCCGTACCCTGACCCGGGAAGATGCTGAAGTATTCGCAATTATGTCTTCTGATCATAACCCCACACATCTTGATGATGCATGGGCTGCAAAGCTTCTGAAGAACGGTAAGGTCAGCGGACATAGCATGTGGGCAGGTTCCCTGTTCTCGTCTCTTCTTGGCAATGAACTTCCCGGCCCCGGGACTGTGTACCGGGAGCAAACACTGCGCTTCCTCAGGGCAGTGGAATTGGGTGACACTCTGACCTTGACGCTGACGGCAACGGAAAAGAGGGAAGATGAGCATGTCATCGTCTTTCATTGCCAGGGTGTAAACCAACGCCATGAAATGGTTGTGGAGGGTTACGCAACGGTAGAAGCGCCGATTGAGAAAGTGACTGTTTCAGCAGACCCACTTCCTGAAATAACGGTACGGCGGCGCAGCCATGTGTTCAGCCGGCTCCTAGAAACCACGCAAGCAACCGAACCCGTCAAGGTTGCTGTATGTCATCCCTGTGACGAGGTATCCTTGACCGGGGCCATGGATGCGGCAAGGCACGGCGTGATTACCCCTGTTCTGGTTGGGCCATCAAAACGGATCCGTTCTATTGCACGGGAATTTGGCATCAATATTGATGGCTGCCGGATCATCGATACAGAACACTCCCACGCATCCGCATCTACAGCTGTCGGCCTGTGTCGAACAGGCGAATGCGAAGCGCTGATGAAGGGAAGCCTTCATACAGATGAACTGATGCACGAAGTGGCCAAAGGTGATACGGGCCTGCGCACCGGACGACGGATCAGTCACGTTTATATTATTGATACGCCAGCCTATCCCAAGCCCCTGTTTATTACGGATGCTGCTATCAATATCTATCCATCGCTGCAAGACAAGGCCGATATCTGCCAGAATGCCATCGATCTTGTGCGCGTCATGGGAGTGGAGCAGCCTTTGGTCGCCATTTTGTCGGCTGTCGAAACGGTATACCCGAAAATCACGTCAACCATCGAAGCCGCTGCACTGTGCAAAATGGCAGACCGTGGTCAAATTCGTGGCGGAATCCTGGATGGACCCTTGGCATTTGACAACGCTATTTCCAGCGAGGCCGCCCGCATCAAGAACATTAGCAGCCCGGTTGCAGGCAATGCCGATATCCTTCTGGTCCCGGATCTGGAGGCCGGCAACATGCTGGCCAAACAGCTGTGCTATCTGGCTGAGGCTGAAGCAGCCGGCGTTGTTCTGGGGGCAAGGGTCCCCATTATCCTGACCAGCAGGGCCGATAGCGCCAAGGCACGTCTGGCATCCTGTGTGGTCGCGGCACGCTATGCCCAAGCCCGCCGCACAGGAAAACAAAAACTCGTGACGGGGGTTGGCTAG
- a CDS encoding sensor histidine kinase: protein MMDLDDAIDFLPEPAGTGVAADGLIPLPAATDPAMQDAWKVLVVDDDVEVHHITRIIFSDFSFRSRPVRMLSAYSARQAVSLLEQNRDIALMLLDVVMETENSGLELVSHVRDVMKLDAMRIVLRTGQPGQAPERDVVMRYDINDYKSKTELTAQKLLTLTISALRAYEAIEALENSRRVLADSNVALEQMVEERTRALSASEAHYRAVLDAVPEGVLVTDDQGAILSASPVAAAIFRSSSLVHNGLSLKDLVAPPHSTDVLRTFAECRAGRVMPQQWTEAREVTGQRPDGSVFPMDLSISRMEHQGILEFVATVRDVTQRHQYQETLRQARLDAEQAARAKSDFLAVMSHEIRTPLNGILGMAQILRDDLDDEHLKELSDLILRSGESLLKVLNDILDFSKLESGHFDLETVRFVPRDMIRDVMALMAGAAAERDISLSWDAEGPVDLPVFGDPSRLRQVLLNLLSNALKFTEKGYVCLHAEAAVVPAEEEHADDDYGSMLLDLRVVDSGIGIPGEQLDRLFEHFSQADSSISRRFGGTGLGLAICRKIVGAMNGRITVHSQEGQGSSFTVRVMLPCAPTEDSNPDRVEGADGRSHTLDYTILDHLDRALGSEQVDVLLDIFLDDVRALCGGASTRDGTLSVTDLQLTARRMGCQKLAELLVAGGPDGAVLKQALDETLGALALRGKQRSDLSPLTHM from the coding sequence ATGATGGATCTTGATGATGCGATCGACTTTCTGCCCGAGCCAGCCGGTACCGGTGTGGCTGCGGACGGATTGATACCGCTTCCGGCAGCAACAGATCCTGCCATGCAGGATGCATGGAAGGTCTTGGTTGTTGATGATGACGTCGAGGTTCATCATATCACACGTATTATTTTCAGCGATTTCAGTTTCCGCAGTCGTCCTGTCCGGATGCTGTCGGCGTACTCAGCTCGTCAGGCTGTTTCTCTCCTCGAGCAGAACCGCGACATTGCTCTGATGCTTCTTGATGTTGTCATGGAAACCGAGAATTCGGGCCTAGAACTTGTCTCGCATGTTCGTGACGTCATGAAGCTGGATGCCATGCGTATTGTGCTGCGGACCGGACAGCCCGGACAGGCCCCAGAGCGGGATGTCGTGATGCGTTACGACATCAATGACTACAAGTCGAAGACAGAGCTGACGGCCCAGAAATTATTGACCCTGACCATTTCGGCATTGCGTGCCTATGAGGCTATCGAGGCACTGGAAAACAGTCGTCGTGTTCTGGCTGACAGCAATGTGGCGTTGGAGCAGATGGTGGAGGAGAGAACGCGGGCCTTGTCGGCAAGCGAGGCTCATTACCGTGCGGTTCTTGATGCCGTTCCGGAAGGTGTTCTGGTCACTGACGACCAAGGCGCCATTCTTTCAGCGAGCCCTGTTGCCGCAGCCATTTTTCGTTCGTCGTCCTTGGTTCACAACGGTCTTTCGTTGAAGGATCTGGTTGCTCCTCCGCATAGTACGGATGTTCTGCGTACCTTCGCCGAGTGCCGTGCCGGTCGCGTTATGCCGCAGCAATGGACGGAAGCCCGCGAGGTAACCGGGCAGCGTCCGGATGGATCTGTCTTCCCGATGGATCTGTCCATCAGCCGTATGGAGCATCAGGGCATTCTGGAATTCGTTGCAACCGTGCGTGACGTGACCCAGCGCCACCAGTATCAGGAAACCCTGCGCCAGGCCCGTCTGGATGCCGAGCAGGCCGCGCGGGCAAAATCGGATTTTCTGGCTGTCATGAGCCATGAAATTCGGACACCCCTGAACGGCATTCTTGGTATGGCCCAGATCTTGCGCGATGATCTGGATGATGAGCACCTGAAGGAACTGTCCGACCTGATTTTACGATCCGGTGAATCCCTGCTGAAAGTTCTGAATGACATTCTGGATTTCTCCAAGCTGGAGTCGGGACACTTTGATCTGGAAACAGTGCGTTTTGTGCCCCGTGACATGATCCGCGATGTGATGGCGTTGATGGCTGGCGCTGCTGCTGAGAGGGATATCAGCCTGTCATGGGATGCCGAGGGTCCTGTTGATCTTCCGGTCTTTGGTGATCCATCCCGGCTGCGGCAGGTGTTGCTCAACCTTTTGTCCAATGCCCTGAAGTTTACAGAAAAGGGATATGTGTGCCTGCATGCGGAAGCCGCTGTTGTTCCTGCAGAGGAAGAGCATGCTGATGATGATTATGGATCCATGTTGCTGGATCTCCGTGTTGTTGACAGCGGTATCGGGATTCCGGGTGAACAGCTCGATCGTTTGTTTGAGCACTTCTCGCAAGCAGATAGTTCCATTTCACGGCGTTTTGGGGGGACGGGGCTGGGGCTGGCCATTTGCCGAAAGATAGTTGGTGCGATGAATGGCCGTATTACCGTGCACAGCCAAGAAGGGCAGGGGTCATCCTTTACGGTTCGGGTCATGCTGCCGTGTGCTCCGACAGAGGATAGTAACCCTGATCGCGTAGAGGGGGCAGATGGTCGCTCCCATACCTTGGACTATACGATCCTTGATCACCTTGATCGTGCTCTTGGTTCCGAACAGGTGGACGTGTTACTGGATATTTTCCTAGATGATGTCCGGGCCCTGTGTGGTGGTGCAAGCACTAGGGATGGTACGTTATCTGTTACCGATCTTCAGCTGACAGCCCGTCGTATGGGGTGTCAGAAACTGGCAGAGCTTCTGGTTGCGGGTGGCCCGGACGGGGCTGTTCTGAAGCAGGCTCTTGATGAAACGCTGGGTGCGTTGGCCCTGCGTGGCAAGCAGCGGTCCGATCTTTCTCCGCTCACACATATGTGA
- a CDS encoding DUF692 domain-containing protein → MAGIGFRPQHCTDLVKLRSCERSIPGWLEIHPENYLVEGGGLLAGLCQIAEQWPLSFHSVGLSPGSSCGDDPAFLSRMLALHNRFNPCLFSVHLAWSHHDAAYFHDQLPVPLTYETLEVVVRNINTLQQALGRSVLVENPSRYLWFRHSVIPEPEFLAALAHRTGCRLLLDLNNVVVSCHNMGLDYQLCMRSFPLDLVDEIHVAGHHHTILDDGRILKIDDHGSRVSSAVWDLLRQVVAIRGALPVLVEWDNNIPHLSTLLDEATIARDILLQEDARACLS, encoded by the coding sequence ATGGCCGGAATTGGGTTCAGGCCACAGCATTGCACGGACCTTGTTAAGCTGCGTTCGTGTGAGAGGTCTATTCCAGGCTGGCTGGAAATTCATCCCGAGAATTATTTGGTGGAAGGTGGAGGTTTGCTGGCCGGACTGTGCCAGATCGCGGAGCAGTGGCCCCTCTCATTTCATTCTGTAGGGTTATCACCTGGGTCATCCTGTGGGGATGACCCAGCATTCCTTTCGCGCATGTTGGCACTCCATAATCGCTTCAATCCGTGCCTTTTTTCTGTCCATCTGGCGTGGAGCCACCATGATGCTGCTTATTTTCACGATCAGCTTCCTGTACCGCTGACGTATGAGACCTTGGAAGTTGTGGTGCGGAACATCAATACACTCCAACAGGCGTTGGGGCGGTCTGTTCTTGTTGAAAATCCGTCCCGTTATCTGTGGTTTCGCCACTCGGTTATCCCGGAACCTGAATTTCTTGCGGCCTTGGCACACCGGACGGGCTGCCGGTTGCTGCTTGATCTCAATAATGTTGTTGTCAGCTGTCACAATATGGGGCTGGACTACCAGCTGTGTATGCGATCGTTTCCACTCGACTTGGTAGACGAGATCCATGTTGCCGGTCATCATCACACCATTCTGGACGATGGGCGGATCTTGAAGATTGATGATCACGGTAGTCGTGTGTCATCTGCTGTCTGGGATCTTTTGCGACAGGTTGTTGCGATACGGGGTGCGCTTCCGGTCTTGGTGGAGTGGGACAACAACATTCCCCACCTGTCCACATTACTTGATGAAGCTACTATAGCACGGGATATCCTGCTTCAGGAGGATGCCCGTGCCTGTCTTTCCTGA
- a CDS encoding HvfC/BufC N-terminal domain-containing protein has protein sequence MPVFPDRVAPSWADLQSYFAKVLLGQDDFRHHLDEWLEGPGLSVHCSRILSGQVDTMAAVFPAVRRVVGADCFHDLVRAFLSAYPVHVPCLSDAGEGFPAFLGGQDNLARIPWLVDVAALEWECHRLSQYAESPYLDIASLSGPIDNLVFVPRAASCLFSSLWPISAIRLASLLQDMSTLSLGDGPEFLLLVRPGSQVLVENVGQPGSVFLQRCFSGECFGQAASGVLASYPDFDLQAFLIRALGGQWFAGVRCQGSG, from the coding sequence GTGCCTGTCTTTCCTGATCGCGTGGCCCCGTCTTGGGCGGATCTGCAATCGTATTTTGCGAAAGTGTTGCTTGGGCAGGACGACTTCCGGCATCATCTTGATGAATGGCTGGAAGGACCGGGGCTGTCTGTTCATTGCAGCAGGATTCTATCTGGTCAGGTCGATACCATGGCGGCTGTTTTTCCTGCTGTACGACGCGTGGTTGGCGCAGATTGCTTCCACGATTTGGTTAGGGCTTTTCTCAGTGCCTATCCTGTTCATGTTCCGTGCCTGTCTGATGCCGGAGAAGGGTTCCCTGCATTCCTAGGTGGGCAGGACAACTTGGCCAGAATCCCTTGGCTAGTCGATGTTGCGGCCCTTGAATGGGAGTGTCACCGTCTCAGCCAGTATGCAGAAAGCCCGTATCTTGACATTGCAAGCCTTTCTGGCCCCATTGATAATCTTGTCTTTGTTCCACGTGCAGCTTCGTGCCTGTTCTCGTCCTTGTGGCCGATCAGTGCCATCCGGTTGGCCAGCCTGCTACAGGATATGTCCACTCTTTCTCTTGGCGATGGGCCCGAGTTTCTGTTGCTGGTGCGGCCAGGCAGCCAAGTTCTGGTGGAAAATGTTGGCCAGCCCGGTTCTGTGTTTCTGCAGCGGTGTTTTTCTGGTGAATGTTTCGGGCAGGCTGCATCGGGTGTCTTGGCGTCATACCCAGATTTTGACTTACAGGCTTTTTTGATCAGGGCGCTGGGCGGGCAATGGTTCGCTGGAGTTCGGTGTCAGGGATCCGGATGA